The proteins below come from a single Sporichthyaceae bacterium genomic window:
- the pgeF gene encoding peptidoglycan editing factor PgeF, giving the protein MLPLLRATWPAGVRGVFTTRAGGVSMAPYADLNLALHVGDDRRAVADNRARAAAAIGLPPEHLAFAEQVHGNAVALLDAAPDTPPAVDAMVTTTPCLALVVMVADCVPVLLADATAGVVAVAHAGRKGLELGVVAAAVRAMVTCGADVERVAVWLGPSIGGCCYEVPADMQAAVDAAAPGAACRTTRGTPGLDLRTGLEAQLTALGVTRVGRVGGCTAETDDLFSYRRDATTGRFAGLIWRDAAG; this is encoded by the coding sequence GTGCTGCCGTTGCTGAGGGCGACATGGCCGGCCGGGGTGCGCGGCGTGTTCACCACCCGGGCCGGCGGGGTCAGCATGGCGCCCTACGCCGACCTGAACCTGGCCCTGCACGTGGGTGACGACCGGCGGGCCGTGGCGGACAACCGGGCCAGGGCCGCTGCCGCGATCGGTCTGCCCCCGGAGCACCTGGCGTTCGCCGAGCAGGTGCACGGCAATGCCGTCGCGCTGCTGGACGCGGCGCCGGACACGCCCCCGGCGGTCGACGCGATGGTGACCACTACGCCCTGCTTGGCCCTGGTGGTGATGGTCGCCGATTGTGTCCCGGTGCTGTTGGCCGACGCCACGGCCGGGGTCGTCGCAGTGGCCCACGCCGGTCGCAAGGGCCTCGAACTCGGGGTGGTGGCGGCCGCGGTGCGCGCCATGGTCACCTGCGGTGCCGACGTCGAGCGGGTGGCCGTCTGGCTGGGACCGTCGATCGGCGGATGCTGCTACGAGGTGCCCGCGGACATGCAGGCCGCGGTGGACGCGGCCGCCCCCGGCGCGGCCTGCCGCACCACCCGCGGTACGCCCGGTTTGGATTTGCGGACCGGCCTGGAGGCCCAGTTGACCGCGCTGGGCGTGACCCGGGTCGGCCGGGTGGGCGGCTGCACCGCGGAGACCGACGACCTCTTCTCCTACCGGCGGGATGCCACCACGGGCCGCTTCGCCGGGCTGATCTGGCGGGACGCCGCCGGATGA
- a CDS encoding YggS family pyridoxal phosphate-dependent enzyme: protein MTSRRDELATNLAAVRARIEAAAVAAGRDPAEITLIAVTKTYPAADIALLAELGVADVGESRAQEAGGKAATLGDLPVRWHFVGQLQTNKARSVARYADVVHSVDRTGLVDALRRAARDRAVELDVLVQLNLDPEPDGDRGGVRPVDLPRLADEVAAAPGLRLRGVMVVAPPGMDPAPVFARLAQAAARLRVDHPHADWISAGMSGDLEAAVASGATHVRVGSGLLGARPGKR, encoded by the coding sequence ATGACGTCGCGGCGCGACGAACTGGCCACCAACCTCGCCGCGGTGCGAGCCCGCATCGAGGCCGCGGCCGTCGCAGCGGGGCGTGACCCGGCAGAGATCACGCTCATCGCGGTCACCAAGACCTATCCGGCCGCGGACATCGCGCTGCTGGCTGAGTTGGGCGTGGCCGACGTGGGGGAGAGCCGCGCCCAGGAGGCGGGGGGCAAAGCGGCCACGCTCGGCGACCTGCCGGTGCGCTGGCACTTCGTGGGCCAACTGCAGACCAACAAGGCCCGATCGGTGGCCCGCTACGCCGATGTCGTGCACTCGGTGGATCGCACCGGCCTGGTCGACGCGCTGCGCCGCGCGGCGAGAGATCGGGCGGTGGAGTTGGACGTGCTGGTGCAGCTGAACCTGGACCCGGAGCCCGACGGCGACCGTGGCGGGGTGCGCCCGGTGGACCTGCCGCGGCTGGCCGACGAGGTGGCCGCCGCGCCCGGGCTGCGGCTGCGTGGGGTGATGGTGGTCGCTCCGCCGGGGATGGACCCGGCGCCGGTGTTCGCCCGGTTGGCGCAAGCCGCGGCCCGGCTGCGGGTGGACCACCCGCACGCGGACTGGATCTCGGCCGGGATGAGCGGGGATCTGGAGGCTGCGGTGGCCTCCGGAGCGACACACGTGCGTGTCGGGTCCGGGTTGCTCGGTGCGCGCCCGGGTAAGCGCTAG
- the sepF gene encoding cell division protein SepF, with protein MGAMHKFGVYLGLVEDEERYPEDDHRDEIREERPMRETRMHEPVARHVAVAERRAVLAPMGSTAVAVDPYRITTLHPRTYNEAKLIGEEFRQGVPVIMNLTEMDDVDAKRLVDFSAGLVFGCHGTIERVTQKVFLLSPADVHVTAEDKARIAGGGFYNQS; from the coding sequence ATGGGCGCGATGCACAAGTTCGGCGTCTACCTGGGCCTCGTCGAGGACGAGGAGCGCTACCCCGAGGACGACCACCGCGACGAGATCCGGGAGGAACGACCGATGCGCGAGACCCGCATGCACGAGCCCGTGGCCCGCCATGTGGCCGTCGCCGAGCGGCGCGCCGTCCTCGCCCCGATGGGCTCCACCGCGGTGGCCGTCGACCCGTACCGCATCACCACGCTGCACCCGCGCACCTACAACGAGGCCAAGCTGATCGGCGAGGAGTTCCGTCAGGGCGTCCCGGTGATCATGAACCTCACCGAGATGGACGACGTGGACGCCAAGCGACTGGTCGACTTCTCCGCCGGACTGGTGTTCGGCTGCCACGGCACGATTGAGCGGGTCACCCAGAAGGTGTTCCTGCTCTCGCCCGCGGACGTGCACGTTACTGCCGAGGACAAGGCCCGGATCGCGGGCGGTGGCTTCTACAACCAGAGCTGA
- a CDS encoding YggT family protein: MHQVGIALVYILTIFLVLLVARMVMDYVFMFARSYQPKGPAVVALEVLYSCTDPPLKFLRRFIHPLRLGGVSLDLSFLVLFVIVILGRDAALRL; the protein is encoded by the coding sequence GTGCACCAGGTAGGGATCGCACTGGTCTATATCCTGACTATTTTTCTGGTTTTGCTCGTCGCCCGCATGGTTATGGACTATGTGTTCATGTTCGCGCGGTCCTATCAGCCCAAGGGTCCTGCGGTCGTGGCGCTCGAAGTGCTGTACTCGTGCACCGATCCGCCGTTGAAATTCCTGCGGCGGTTCATCCACCCCCTGCGACTTGGTGGAGTAAGCCTTGACCTGTCGTTTCTTGTGTTATTTGTCATCGTCATTCTTGGGCGGGACGCCGCGCTGCGCTTGTGA